In the genome of Anabas testudineus chromosome 4, fAnaTes1.2, whole genome shotgun sequence, one region contains:
- the comp gene encoding cartilage oligomeric matrix protein, producing the protein MLRFLMLTCALCIGRHVAAAQRDGEIISQIKMTNLALAEIKELLKQQIKEIVFLKNTVMECEACGMGGLQPRPSCVPNPCHPGVNCIVTPEGIKCGACPDGMEGNGTHCTDVDECTVMPCHMGVRCINTSPGFRCGSCPAGYTGPQVQGVGLAYATANKQVCKDINECDGANNGGCVENSVCMNTPGSYRCGPCKTGYVGDQRRGCKPERACGNGQPNPCHASAECIVHREGTIECQCGVGWAGNGYICGPDVDIDGFPDEKLDCPERNCKKDNCLTVPNSGQEDADNDGIGDACDEDADGDGIPNTQDNCVLVPNVDQRNIDEDDFGDACDNCRAVKNNDQKDTDVDKFGDECDEDIDGDGIPNHLDNCKRVPNADQKDRDGDKVGDACDSCPYVPNPDQTDVDNDLIGDPCDTNKDSDGDGHQDSRDNCPAVINSSQLDTDKDGKGDECDDDDDDDGIPDLLPPGPDNCRLIPNPLQEDSDGDGVGNVCEKDFDNDTIVDTIDVCPENAEVTLTDFREYQTVVLDPEGDAQIDPNWVVLNQGREIVQTMNSDPGLAVGYTAFSGVDFEGTFHVNTVTDDDYAGFIFGYQDSSSFYVVMWKQVEQIYWQANPFRAVAEPGIQLKAVKSNTGPGENLRNALWHTGDTSDQVKLLWKDARNVGWKDKTSYRWFLQHRPADGYIRVRFYEGPKMVADTGVIIDATMRGGRLGVFCFSQENIIWANLRYRCNDTLPEDFDTYRAQQVQLVA; encoded by the exons ATGCTCAGGTTTCTGATGCTGACCTGTGCGCTCTGCATAGGACGACATGTTGCAGCAGCACAAAGGG ATGGAGAAATCATCAGTCAGATTAAAATGACTAACCTTGCCCTCGCTGAGATCAAAGAGCTTCTGAAACAACAG ATAAAAGAAATTGTATTCCTGAAGAACACAGTGATGGAGTGTGAGGCCTGTG GGATGGGAGGGCTGCAGCCTCGTCCTTCCTGTGTGCCCAATCCCTGCCACCCAGGGGTCAACTGTATAGTGACACCTGAGGGAATAAAGTGTGGAGCTTGTCCGGATGGCATGGAGGGAAATGGTACCCACTGCACTGATGTGGATGAG TGTACAGTGATGCCGTGTCATATGGGTGTGCGCTGCATCAACACCTCCCCAGGTTTTCGCTGTGGCTCCTGTCCTGCTGGATACACCGGGCCCCAGGTCCAGGGTGTTGGCCTCGCCTACGCCACCGCCAACAAACAG GTGTGCAAGGACATCAATGAGTGTGACGGCGCCAACAATGGAGGTTGTGTAGAGAACTCTGTCTGTATGAACACCCCT GGCTCATACAGGTGTGGCCCCTGTAAAACGGGCTATGTTGGAGACCAGAGACGTGGCTGTAAACCTGAGAGAGCCTGTGGGAACGGACAACCTAACCCCTGCCACGCCAGTGCAGAGTGTATTGTACATCGAGAGGGAACAATCGAGTGTCAG TGTGGAGTTGGATGGGCAGGCAACGGCTACATCTGTGGTCCTGATGTGGACATTGATGGTTTCCCTGATGAGAAACTGGACTGTCCTgagagaaactgtaaaaag GATAACTGTCTCACTGTGCCCAACTCTGGCCAAGAAGACGCCGACAACGATGGAATTGGTGACGCATGTGACGAGGATGCAGATGGAGATGGGATCCCCAACACACAA GATAACTGTGTATTGGTGCCCAACGTGGACCAGAGGAACATTGATGAAGATGACTTTGGAGATGCCTGCGACAACTGCCGCGCTGTCAAAAACAACGACCAGAAAGACACAGATGTAGACAAATTTGGTGATGAGTGTGATGAAGATATTGATGGTGATG GAATCCCCAATCACCTGGATAACTGTAAGAGGGTTCCCAATGCTGACCAGAAAGATCGAGATGGAGACAAAGTGGGAGATGCTTGTGACAGCTGCCCTTATGTTCCAAACCCCGACCAG ACGGACGTGGACAACGATTTGATTGGGGACCCCTGTGACACCAACAAGGACAg TGATGGTGATGGTCACCAAGACTCTCGAGACAACTGCCCAGCCGTCATCAACAGCTCTCAGCTCGACACCGACAAAGACGGCAAGGGAGACgagtgtgatgatgatgatgacgatgatggcATCCCAGACCTGCTGCCACCTGGTCCTGATAACTGTCGTCTGATCCCCAACCCCCTGCAGGAGGACTCAGACG GTGACGGAGTGGGTAACGTATGTGAGAAGGATTTCGACAACGACACTATCGTCGACACCATCGACGTTTGTCCAGAAAACGCTGAGGTCACCCTCACCGACTTCAGGGAGTACCAGACTGTTGTTTTAGATCCTGAGGGAGACGCACAGATTGATCCCAACTGGGTGGTGCTGAACCAG GGAAGAGAGATTGTCCAGACTATGAACAGTGATCCTGGTTTGGCTGTTG GTTACACTGCTTTCAGCGGTGTGGATTTTGAAGGGACAtttcatgtaaacacagtaaCAGATGACGATTACGCAGGATTTATCTTCGGCTACCAGGACAGCTCCAGTTTCTATGTAGTGATGTGGAAGCAGGTCGAACAGATCTACTGGCAGGCAAACCCGTTCAGAGCTGTGGCAGAACCTGGCATCCAGCTGAAG GCTGTAAAATCAAACACGGGTCCAGGAGAGAACCTGAGGAACGCCCTGTGGCACACCGGTGACACCAGCGACCAGGTGAAGCTTCTGTGGAAGGACGCTCGCAACGTTGGCTGGAAAGACAAGACCTCGTACCGCTGGTTCCTCCAACACAGGCCTGCTGATGGTTACATCAG GGTTCGTTTCTACGAGGGTCCCAAGATGGTGGCAGACACAGGCGTCATCATAGATGCGACAATGAGAGGAGGCCGACTAGGAGTGTTCTGCTTCTCCCAGGAGAACATCATCTGGGCCAACCTGAGATATCGCTGCAATG ACACTCTTCCTGAAGACTTTGACACCTACAGAGCCCAGCAGGTCCAGCTGGTGGCCTGA